The sequence gagagagagagagggagtaaAGAGAAAGAGTGAAATTAACATGCACGTGGTTCAGCTTCAGTTGGGTGGTGGTGGCAAAATGCTTTGTATTTGAAGGCTTTTATaatctgggttttttttttttttttttgtttttttgtttttttgtttttggttcctttttctttaattttattaaatttggcTCTCATTGCCTCTGACCTGTTTTTCTTTGCAGTCAAGGCAGAGAAACGAAGCTAaccatttttactattttttcccCCATAACTCTTTGTCTACTACCTTCATTCATTCCTTTCActatctctctctatctctttctctctctctctctctctcttttgcaaAGCTTGAAtcttttaacaattttgattcaatcccagaaaaggaaaaaagttgaaaaaggcTGTGGATCTTTTGCTTCCAGAAGATATTGACAACGGGTACTTATATTTCTGATTCTTTCTTTGCCGAAAATGTGTTTAAATTTTCAGTGTTTTCCTCAGTTCCATTAAGTACCCAGAAGGTAGAAAAATGTTGTTATGCGGTCATGATCGCGGTGTTGTACTTTTTTTCCTGGAAAACTCAGCAATCAATCAGGAAAATCTTTGCAACACTACGACCCAACTAGCGGAGGAATTGGGATCTACCCAGAATCGGATTCAACTACCATAATGCCAAACGGGTAACAAAATTCCTATTTAACCacaaacccttttttttcttttcgagcATGAGAAAGCTCCATTTTCTCCGTCTTTGTCATGCTCTTCTTCTGTGCTTACTTTCTTGCTTCCTTGGAATCCATACGGTTTTAACTCTAACTGAGAAAGAGATTCTGCTTCAATTCAAAGGGAATGTCACAAACGATCCGTACAATAGCTTGGGCAGGTGGGTTCCAAGTGGGAATCCTTGCTTGGATTACAGTGGTGTGTTCTGTAATCCTGAAGGGTTTGTAGAGAAGATTGTTTTATGGAACACTAGCTTGGCTGGAGTGTTGTCTCCGGCTTTGTCGGGGTTAAAATCTTTGAGGATTTTGACATTGTTTGGGAATCAATTCAAGGGAAATATCCCACAAGATTATGCTGGCATTCAAACATTGTGGAAGATTAATCTGAGCTCCAATGCTTTATCCGGGTCGATCCCGGAGTTTATTGGCGATTTATCTAACATTAGGCTTTTGGATTTGTCAAGGAATGCCTTTTCTGGGAAAATTCCATCAGCTTTGTTTAATCATTGTTTGAAAACCAAGTTTGTTTCTCTGTCTCATAACACTCTCTTCGGTTCCATTCCTGAATCATTGGCCAATTGCTCCAACCTTGAAGGGTTTGATTTCTCATTCAATGAACTAAATGGTGGCATTCCTGCTCGAATATGTGATATTCCGAGGTTGGATTATGTTTCAATGAGAAGCAATTTATTATCAGGTAGTGTCGAGGAACAATTTTCCGCATGCCAGAGCTTGGAAGTGTTGGATCTTAGTAGCAATTTGTTTACTGGGTCTGCCCCTTTTCAGCTTCTTGGATCGAAAAATCTTACCCATTTGAATGTGTCAAATAATGGGTTTACTGGAAAGCTTCCTGATGTGACAACTTGTAGTGAGAGAATGGAGATTCTTGATGCTTCGTGGAATGATTTGGAAGGGGAAATTCCTCTGAGCATTACAAATTGTAGACGCATTAAGCTTTTGGATTTTGGGTCTAACAAGCTTACGGGGACTATTCCACCTGGGCTTGGAGATCTAGAGAATCTTTGGGTGATCAAATTAGGTAATAATTCAATAACCGGGACAATTCCTAAGGAGTTAGCTAGCATTCAGCTGCTTCAGGTTTTGGATTTGCACAGCCTCAACCTCGCCGGGGAAATTCCAAGCGATGTAAGCAATTGCAGATATCTTCGAGAGCTGTGAGTCCAATAACACATCTTATCTCTTAAGTTTTGGAATAATTATTGTTTTGTGTCTTAACCATGATGAGTTTTTAATGTGCATTGTTGCTGCAGGGATGTTTCTGGTAATGCTCTGGAGGGAGAGATTTCTAAGAACCTTTACAACATGACTAACCTTGAAATACTGGACCTGCATCACAACCGGTTAAATGGAAGCATTCCACCTACCCTTGGAAACTTGTCAAAATTAGTTACTCTTGATCTCTCTGAAAATTCACTTTCTGGGCCAATCCCTTCTTCTCTTGGAAACTTAACAAAGTTAACCCATTTGAATCTTTCGTTTAATAATCTCTCAGGGACTATTCCTACAAATATCCAGAATTATGGTGCATTAGCGTTTTCTGACAACCCATTGCTCTGTGGTTCTCCTTTGGACAAGTCATGCTCAGCAAGTGGCAATAATACAAATTCCGGGTCAAAAAAAACCAAGCAACTTACTGTATCTGCCATTGTTGCAATTGTTGCTGCTGCAGTGATCTTTACAGGGGTGTGTCTGGTTTCCATTATAAACATTATGGCCCGGCGGAAGAAGAAAGACAATCAGACAATGTTTGTTGAGAGCACACCTCTCGGTTCAACTGAGTTGAATGGTATAATTGGGAAATTGGTTCTTTTCAGCAAAAGTTTACCATCAAAGTATGAAGACTGGGAGTCTGGCACAAAAGCTTTGCTCGATAAGGAATGTCTAATAGGTGGTGGATCCATTGGTACGGTCTACAGAACTACTTTTGAAGGTGGAGTCTCAATTGCAGTGAAAAAACTCGAGACTCTGGGAAGAATCAGAAACCAAGATGAGTTTGAGCATGAAATTGGACGGCTAGGCAATCTTCACCATCCCAATTTGGTAGCTTTTCAAGGATACTATTGGTCCTCAACAATGCAGTTGATATTATCTGAATTTATCACAAATGGGAATTTGTATGACAACCTGCATGGTCTTCACTATCCAGGCACCAGCACCGGCGGTGGCAATAGTGAATTGTATTGGTCTAGGAGGTTTAAGATTGCTCTTGGAACAGCAAGAGCCCTTGCCTACCTTCACCATGACTGCAGACCTCCAATTCTCCATCTGAACATTAAATCAACTAACATTCTGTTAGATGAGAATTTCGAGGGAAAGTTGTCTGATTATGGGTTGGGAAAATTGCTTCCTATCTTGGACAATTATGGTTTAACCAAATTCCACACTGCTGTAGGCTATGTTGCACCAGAGTTGGCTCAAAGTTTGAGATTGAGTGATAAATGCGATGTCTATAGCTTCGGAGTAATTCTTCTAGAGCTAGTCACTGGTAGGAAACCAGTTGAGAGTCCAGCAGCAAATGAGGTTGTAATTTTGTGTGAATATGTAAGGGGATTATTGGAGAGTGGTTCTGCTTCAGATTGCTTTGATAGAAGCTTGCGTGGTTTCGTAGAGAACGAACTGATTCAGGTCATGAAGTTGGGGCTGATTTGCACGTCCGAGGTTCCTTCAAGAAGACCAAGCATGGCTGAGGTTGTTCAGGTTCTTGAGTCCATTAGAAATGGATCAGAATCATAGtaatcaaaatgaaaatcaacTAGTCAAATTCTTTACCTCAGAGTTGGAGTAATAATGCAGCTTATCAGAGCAGCGGTCACTGATAGTTTTTTAGCCTGATCAGATTTTAAGCCACTTCATGGAGAGGGTAAAAAAGCTTCAATTTACATAGGAACACAGAAAATTCTTTTGCATTCAATTGGGGTTATTATACTCGATTGTTGTTAATATTTGTAATTCTTGTAATAAAAAAACCCATTTGTTTATTGCATCTTATTCTTAgtagaataaattttttttcccggtTTCGTTTATAAGCAGGTGAGAGGAGAGAGAGGAAAATAGAAGGGCTGCAAGTCAGAGAACCTCAGCAACATTGTAAACAAAACCAGTAATTTGCAAAAATTATGTTACATTTTCTGGTTACCATTTGAAAGTCCTTCCAATGGGAGATGGTTTCTTGGGGTTTTGAATAGTTGAATCTGTGTCCTGGTAGTGGgagaaaaatatgtaaaatctcACTGTTCAACACTTTTGTTGTCGGTTCAAAGTGAATGGTGAAGAATCTTCAGCCTTCCACTGGTGATTTTGTGCAACCAAACCCAGACACAATTATCAGAACAAAATCTCTTTTTATGGTGTTAAAGTGTTTGTGGTGGGGCAATTGGTGATGATACTTTTATATAAGATGACTTGAAACTGAAAGCCATGGGTCAAATCAACCTTGGGATATTCATAGAATTAATCAGGATAGCCATCGATTGCTTTCAGCCACGTttaaagtagtaaataggatTACAGATTCTTTTAATAGGAGGCAGtcaaagaaatttattattgttattacctCAGTTCACAAAAATACAATTACATttaccaaattaaataatttctaTCCTTAAAAATCAGTGAAAACAAAATCTTCTAGCTTTTTTAACTCTACTCTTAATTCTTAAA comes from Ziziphus jujuba cultivar Dongzao chromosome 6, ASM3175591v1 and encodes:
- the LOC107434615 gene encoding probable LRR receptor-like serine/threonine-protein kinase At1g12460, with translation MRKLHFLRLCHALLLCLLSCFLGIHTVLTLTEKEILLQFKGNVTNDPYNSLGRWVPSGNPCLDYSGVFCNPEGFVEKIVLWNTSLAGVLSPALSGLKSLRILTLFGNQFKGNIPQDYAGIQTLWKINLSSNALSGSIPEFIGDLSNIRLLDLSRNAFSGKIPSALFNHCLKTKFVSLSHNTLFGSIPESLANCSNLEGFDFSFNELNGGIPARICDIPRLDYVSMRSNLLSGSVEEQFSACQSLEVLDLSSNLFTGSAPFQLLGSKNLTHLNVSNNGFTGKLPDVTTCSERMEILDASWNDLEGEIPLSITNCRRIKLLDFGSNKLTGTIPPGLGDLENLWVIKLGNNSITGTIPKELASIQLLQVLDLHSLNLAGEIPSDVSNCRYLRELDVSGNALEGEISKNLYNMTNLEILDLHHNRLNGSIPPTLGNLSKLVTLDLSENSLSGPIPSSLGNLTKLTHLNLSFNNLSGTIPTNIQNYGALAFSDNPLLCGSPLDKSCSASGNNTNSGSKKTKQLTVSAIVAIVAAAVIFTGVCLVSIINIMARRKKKDNQTMFVESTPLGSTELNGIIGKLVLFSKSLPSKYEDWESGTKALLDKECLIGGGSIGTVYRTTFEGGVSIAVKKLETLGRIRNQDEFEHEIGRLGNLHHPNLVAFQGYYWSSTMQLILSEFITNGNLYDNLHGLHYPGTSTGGGNSELYWSRRFKIALGTARALAYLHHDCRPPILHLNIKSTNILLDENFEGKLSDYGLGKLLPILDNYGLTKFHTAVGYVAPELAQSLRLSDKCDVYSFGVILLELVTGRKPVESPAANEVVILCEYVRGLLESGSASDCFDRSLRGFVENELIQVMKLGLICTSEVPSRRPSMAEVVQVLESIRNGSES